One genomic region from Pecten maximus chromosome 5, xPecMax1.1, whole genome shotgun sequence encodes:
- the LOC117327958 gene encoding non-POU domain-containing octamer-binding protein-like isoform X2 produces the protein MSEKTAAKPVAPAKKETTENKAPTPNKNKSQQDGNKHPEQQNRNRGGHGHGGDRGGQRRGGGGGGRGRFNNNRNFSQGGGDRHSHGGHRNAPEHESNEEPSGPKEDLKFTGRCRLFVGNLTPDITEDEFKAMFTKFGEISELFVNGAKGFGFIRMDYRNNAEAAKAALDGTQRKGRSLRVRFANHGAAIRVKNLSPFVSNELLHQSFSQFGDIERAIVCVDDRGRSSGEGIIEFARKPGASQAMKRINEGVFLMSAYPRPVFVEPLEQKDEEDGLPEKFLPRNEHCRKDREKEPRFAPPGSFEYRFAQRWKELDDVEKHEHDRVKQEMEEARIKLEAEMEGAMYEFQAEQIRADLLRQQEELQRLEEMRQEQMRRRQEMDMRRQEDNRMVREEEDRRREMIMRGEGTGMRGGRGPMDGHRGNQMEQGMRSDGMRGEGMRGEGMRGEGMRGEGMRGEGQRGRSGGPPPVPPPPAPPAAMGIENRQQNEGSMGSGFGGSGGNIGGGGGMGSNQGSMQGQSQGIGGQGQGMRQSRFDQQGGNYGNGNFGGRGGMGGQGGGMSGGNGGSGMQGGNMYGGGGMSGNMGGGRGGMNERRRQEAGGPRDDYGDMKRMRRY, from the exons ATGTCGGAAAAAACAGCAGCTAAACCAGTAGCGCCTGCTAAGAAAGAAACAACTGAAAACAAAGCACCAACACCGAACAAAAACAAATCTCAACAGGACGGGAATAAACATCCGGAGCAACAAAACAGAAATCGTGGTGGTCATGGGCATGGCGGCGACCGAGGTGGACAACGCCGTGGTGGTGGCGGTGGAGGACGGGGACGATTTAACAATAACCGTAACTTTTCGCAGGGAGGTGGAGACCGCCATTCTCATGGGGGACACAGGAATGCGCCCGAACATGAATCCAATGAGGAACCGTCTGGACCAAAAGAAGACCTAAAATTCACGGGACGCTGTCGTCTCTTTGTCGGAAACCTGACGCCCGATATTACCGAAGATGAGTTCAAGGCGATGTTCACAAAATTTGGTGAAATATCAGAACTGTTCGTCAATGGAGCAAAAGGATTTGGATTCATTCGGATG GATTACAGAAACAATGCTGAAGCTGCAAAGGCAGCCCTTGATGGGACACAGAGGAAAGGTCGCAGTCTGAGAGTACGATTTGCTAATCATGGAGCTGCTATCCGAGTTAAGAACCTATCTCCATTTGTATCTAATGAACTGTTGCACCAATCCTTCTCCCAGTTTGGTGACATTGAAAGGGCCATTGTCTGTGTGGATGACAGAGGAAGGTCAAGCGGAGAAGGAATTATAGAGTTTGCTAGAAAACCAGGTGCTAGCCAAGCTATGAAGAGAATCAATGAAGGAGTTTTCCTCATGTCTGC GTACCCAAGACCTGTGTTTGTGGAGCCTTTGGAACAAAAGGATGAAGAAGATGGTTTACCAGAAAAATTCTTGCCAAGAAATGAACATTGCAGAAAAGACCGTGAAAAAGAGCCTAGATTTGCTCCTCCTGGATCTTTTGAATATAGATTTGCACAGAGATGGAAGGAATTAGATGATGTTGAAAAACATGAACATGATAGAGTAAAACAGGAAATGGAAGAAGCAAGAATCAAATTGGAGGCTGAAATGGAGGGTGCCATGTACGAGTTCCAAGCTGAACAAATCAGAGCAG ATTTGTTAAGACAACAAGAAGAACTCCAAAGACTCGAAGAAATGAGACAGGAACAGATGAGGCGTAGACAAGAAATGGACATGCG TCGCCAGGAAGATAACAGGATGGTAAGAGAAGAAGAAGATCGACGCAGAGAGATGATAATGAGGGGAGAAGGAACTGGTATGAGAGGAGGAAGGGGGCCAATGGATGGTCACCGAGGCAATCAGATGGAACAG GGAATGCGCAGTGATGGAATGCGTGGAGAAGGCATGCGTGGAGAAGGCATGCGTGGTGAAGGAATGCGAGGTGAAGGTATGAGAGGTGAAGGACAACGGGGCCGCTCTGGTGGGCCTCCACCGGTACCACCACCCCCAGCACCTCCAGCTGCCATGGGCATTGAAAAT AGACAACAGAATGAGGGATCAATGGGTAGTGGATTTGGAGGATCTGGTGGAAACATTGGAGGCGGAGGAGGCATGGGTAGCAATCAAGGTTCAATGCAAGGTCAAAGCCAGGGAATAGGAGGCCAGGGTCAGGGAATG CGGCAGTCAAGATTTGATCAGCAAGGTGGTAACTACGGAAACGGAAACTTTGGGGGTCGTGGGGGTATGGGAGGCCAGGGTGGGGGCATGTCTGGAGGAAATGGAGGCAGTGGTATGCAGGGGGGTAACATGTATGGAGGTGGGGGTATGAGTGGAAACATGGGGGGTGGTCGTGGTGGTATGAATGAGCGCAGACGTCAGGAGGCTGGAGGACCCCGCGATGACTATGGAGACATGAAGAGAATGCGTCGCTACTAA
- the LOC117327958 gene encoding non-POU domain-containing octamer-binding protein-like isoform X1 → MSEKTAAKPVAPAKKETTENKAPTPNKNKSQQDGNKHPEQQNRNRGGHGHGGDRGGQRRGGGGGGRGRFNNNRNFSQGGGDRHSHGGHRNAPEHESNEEPSGPKEDLKFTGRCRLFVGNLTPDITEDEFKAMFTKFGEISELFVNGAKGFGFIRMDYRNNAEAAKAALDGTQRKGRSLRVRFANHGAAIRVKNLSPFVSNELLHQSFSQFGDIERAIVCVDDRGRSSGEGIIEFARKPGASQAMKRINEGVFLMSAYPRPVFVEPLEQKDEEDGLPEKFLPRNEHCRKDREKEPRFAPPGSFEYRFAQRWKELDDVEKHEHDRVKQEMEEARIKLEAEMEGAMYEFQAEQIRADLLRQQEELQRLEEMRQEQMRRRQEMDMRRQEDNRMVREEEDRRREMIMRGEGTGMRGGRGPMDGHRGNQMEQQGMRSDGMRGEGMRGEGMRGEGMRGEGMRGEGQRGRSGGPPPVPPPPAPPAAMGIENRQQNEGSMGSGFGGSGGNIGGGGGMGSNQGSMQGQSQGIGGQGQGMRQSRFDQQGGNYGNGNFGGRGGMGGQGGGMSGGNGGSGMQGGNMYGGGGMSGNMGGGRGGMNERRRQEAGGPRDDYGDMKRMRRY, encoded by the exons ATGTCGGAAAAAACAGCAGCTAAACCAGTAGCGCCTGCTAAGAAAGAAACAACTGAAAACAAAGCACCAACACCGAACAAAAACAAATCTCAACAGGACGGGAATAAACATCCGGAGCAACAAAACAGAAATCGTGGTGGTCATGGGCATGGCGGCGACCGAGGTGGACAACGCCGTGGTGGTGGCGGTGGAGGACGGGGACGATTTAACAATAACCGTAACTTTTCGCAGGGAGGTGGAGACCGCCATTCTCATGGGGGACACAGGAATGCGCCCGAACATGAATCCAATGAGGAACCGTCTGGACCAAAAGAAGACCTAAAATTCACGGGACGCTGTCGTCTCTTTGTCGGAAACCTGACGCCCGATATTACCGAAGATGAGTTCAAGGCGATGTTCACAAAATTTGGTGAAATATCAGAACTGTTCGTCAATGGAGCAAAAGGATTTGGATTCATTCGGATG GATTACAGAAACAATGCTGAAGCTGCAAAGGCAGCCCTTGATGGGACACAGAGGAAAGGTCGCAGTCTGAGAGTACGATTTGCTAATCATGGAGCTGCTATCCGAGTTAAGAACCTATCTCCATTTGTATCTAATGAACTGTTGCACCAATCCTTCTCCCAGTTTGGTGACATTGAAAGGGCCATTGTCTGTGTGGATGACAGAGGAAGGTCAAGCGGAGAAGGAATTATAGAGTTTGCTAGAAAACCAGGTGCTAGCCAAGCTATGAAGAGAATCAATGAAGGAGTTTTCCTCATGTCTGC GTACCCAAGACCTGTGTTTGTGGAGCCTTTGGAACAAAAGGATGAAGAAGATGGTTTACCAGAAAAATTCTTGCCAAGAAATGAACATTGCAGAAAAGACCGTGAAAAAGAGCCTAGATTTGCTCCTCCTGGATCTTTTGAATATAGATTTGCACAGAGATGGAAGGAATTAGATGATGTTGAAAAACATGAACATGATAGAGTAAAACAGGAAATGGAAGAAGCAAGAATCAAATTGGAGGCTGAAATGGAGGGTGCCATGTACGAGTTCCAAGCTGAACAAATCAGAGCAG ATTTGTTAAGACAACAAGAAGAACTCCAAAGACTCGAAGAAATGAGACAGGAACAGATGAGGCGTAGACAAGAAATGGACATGCG TCGCCAGGAAGATAACAGGATGGTAAGAGAAGAAGAAGATCGACGCAGAGAGATGATAATGAGGGGAGAAGGAACTGGTATGAGAGGAGGAAGGGGGCCAATGGATGGTCACCGAGGCAATCAGATGGAACAG CAGGGAATGCGCAGTGATGGAATGCGTGGAGAAGGCATGCGTGGAGAAGGCATGCGTGGTGAAGGAATGCGAGGTGAAGGTATGAGAGGTGAAGGACAACGGGGCCGCTCTGGTGGGCCTCCACCGGTACCACCACCCCCAGCACCTCCAGCTGCCATGGGCATTGAAAAT AGACAACAGAATGAGGGATCAATGGGTAGTGGATTTGGAGGATCTGGTGGAAACATTGGAGGCGGAGGAGGCATGGGTAGCAATCAAGGTTCAATGCAAGGTCAAAGCCAGGGAATAGGAGGCCAGGGTCAGGGAATG CGGCAGTCAAGATTTGATCAGCAAGGTGGTAACTACGGAAACGGAAACTTTGGGGGTCGTGGGGGTATGGGAGGCCAGGGTGGGGGCATGTCTGGAGGAAATGGAGGCAGTGGTATGCAGGGGGGTAACATGTATGGAGGTGGGGGTATGAGTGGAAACATGGGGGGTGGTCGTGGTGGTATGAATGAGCGCAGACGTCAGGAGGCTGGAGGACCCCGCGATGACTATGGAGACATGAAGAGAATGCGTCGCTACTAA
- the LOC117327958 gene encoding non-POU domain-containing octamer-binding protein-like isoform X3, whose amino-acid sequence MSEKTAAKPVAPAKKETTENKAPTPNKNKSQQDGNKHPEQQNRNRGGHGHGGDRGGQRRGGGGGGRGRFNNNRNFSQGGGDRHSHGGHRNAPEHESNEEPSGPKEDLKFTGRCRLFVGNLTPDITEDEFKAMFTKFGEISELFVNGAKGFGFIRMDYRNNAEAAKAALDGTQRKGRSLRVRFANHGAAIRVKNLSPFVSNELLHQSFSQFGDIERAIVCVDDRGRSSGEGIIEFARKPGASQAMKRINEGVFLMSAYPRPVFVEPLEQKDEEDGLPEKFLPRNEHCRKDREKEPRFAPPGSFEYRFAQRWKELDDVEKHEHDRVKQEMEEARIKLEAEMEGAMYEFQAEQIRADLLRQQEELQRLEEMRQEQMRRRQEMDMRRQEDNRMVREEEDRRREMIMRGEGTGMRGGRGPMDGHRGNQMEQQGMRSDGMRGEGMRGEGMRGEGMRGEGMRGEGQRGRSGGPPPVPPPPAPPAAMGIENRQQNEGSMGSGFGGSGGNIGGGGGMGSNQGSMQGQSQGIGGQGQGMMIACCG is encoded by the exons ATGTCGGAAAAAACAGCAGCTAAACCAGTAGCGCCTGCTAAGAAAGAAACAACTGAAAACAAAGCACCAACACCGAACAAAAACAAATCTCAACAGGACGGGAATAAACATCCGGAGCAACAAAACAGAAATCGTGGTGGTCATGGGCATGGCGGCGACCGAGGTGGACAACGCCGTGGTGGTGGCGGTGGAGGACGGGGACGATTTAACAATAACCGTAACTTTTCGCAGGGAGGTGGAGACCGCCATTCTCATGGGGGACACAGGAATGCGCCCGAACATGAATCCAATGAGGAACCGTCTGGACCAAAAGAAGACCTAAAATTCACGGGACGCTGTCGTCTCTTTGTCGGAAACCTGACGCCCGATATTACCGAAGATGAGTTCAAGGCGATGTTCACAAAATTTGGTGAAATATCAGAACTGTTCGTCAATGGAGCAAAAGGATTTGGATTCATTCGGATG GATTACAGAAACAATGCTGAAGCTGCAAAGGCAGCCCTTGATGGGACACAGAGGAAAGGTCGCAGTCTGAGAGTACGATTTGCTAATCATGGAGCTGCTATCCGAGTTAAGAACCTATCTCCATTTGTATCTAATGAACTGTTGCACCAATCCTTCTCCCAGTTTGGTGACATTGAAAGGGCCATTGTCTGTGTGGATGACAGAGGAAGGTCAAGCGGAGAAGGAATTATAGAGTTTGCTAGAAAACCAGGTGCTAGCCAAGCTATGAAGAGAATCAATGAAGGAGTTTTCCTCATGTCTGC GTACCCAAGACCTGTGTTTGTGGAGCCTTTGGAACAAAAGGATGAAGAAGATGGTTTACCAGAAAAATTCTTGCCAAGAAATGAACATTGCAGAAAAGACCGTGAAAAAGAGCCTAGATTTGCTCCTCCTGGATCTTTTGAATATAGATTTGCACAGAGATGGAAGGAATTAGATGATGTTGAAAAACATGAACATGATAGAGTAAAACAGGAAATGGAAGAAGCAAGAATCAAATTGGAGGCTGAAATGGAGGGTGCCATGTACGAGTTCCAAGCTGAACAAATCAGAGCAG ATTTGTTAAGACAACAAGAAGAACTCCAAAGACTCGAAGAAATGAGACAGGAACAGATGAGGCGTAGACAAGAAATGGACATGCG TCGCCAGGAAGATAACAGGATGGTAAGAGAAGAAGAAGATCGACGCAGAGAGATGATAATGAGGGGAGAAGGAACTGGTATGAGAGGAGGAAGGGGGCCAATGGATGGTCACCGAGGCAATCAGATGGAACAG CAGGGAATGCGCAGTGATGGAATGCGTGGAGAAGGCATGCGTGGAGAAGGCATGCGTGGTGAAGGAATGCGAGGTGAAGGTATGAGAGGTGAAGGACAACGGGGCCGCTCTGGTGGGCCTCCACCGGTACCACCACCCCCAGCACCTCCAGCTGCCATGGGCATTGAAAAT AGACAACAGAATGAGGGATCAATGGGTAGTGGATTTGGAGGATCTGGTGGAAACATTGGAGGCGGAGGAGGCATGGGTAGCAATCAAGGTTCAATGCAAGGTCAAAGCCAGGGAATAGGAGGCCAGGGTCAGGGAATG